Part of the Syngnathus typhle isolate RoL2023-S1 ecotype Sweden linkage group LG17, RoL_Styp_1.0, whole genome shotgun sequence genome is shown below.
GTGCTATTTTTGCTCGCACTAAAGATGGATTTATTTCATCATTAATAAGCACTAATGAAGAACTaacaaaggggggaaaaaaagtcccaTTTACTGTACTATGGCACTTTTAATGTCTCAATAACTTGAACTTCAAATGACAAAACGAGCAGTATTAGAAACAAATGTTTACGCGTGTCCTAATATGAACTCAAAAACTAGATTTCACACAGGCTAAGGAAAGGAGATgagtcaattttgtcattttgacttTGAGACCAGTGTCGATTTCTCCATTTCTTGTCCAATTCGTATGTTGCCAAAATACAACAAACGAATTGGATGATTGCTAAAGACAAACCATGCAgtattacaagtcatttctttttttgcagtttAAAAGGTCATTTATGCTGTGGTCTATTTATTGTGACTAATATCTTTATTGCAAATGAAGAAATACACCCACTATTACGAATCGATAGATGTACTCAAAGTCATTAATATTGGAGACACTTCTTTGTGTTGATCATTGTTTTCTTGCTGGGTTTTGTAACAAAGCACTTCTTAGTGCTGGTTGTCCTTTAACTTGATGTAACCTTGTCATTGTCACCCACGAAGTGCCAATAAAGTTTTGACAGAGACCATTTTTGGGGTGTTGCATTCCCAAAGGATAACTTCCCTGCACTGTCAAAGGATGTCTTGTCGAGTTGCCATTTAAGGCCTTGATGGACAAAAATCAAGTCACGGGTTTCCTTCCAGTAATAAAGGCCAACTGGCAGATCACATGGCTGCaattccaaacattttttccTGTCCAAGATGTTTCATTCTTCATGTTGATACCAGGTCAAATGACCAGGCCGCCGCCGAATGAAAATCAATGCCATCAAAATACTGATGAGGACATTCAACTATGAAGACAGCCATATTAGTGCTAGTTGCTGACTCGGACTCTTCGCCAACTGGCCAATCACAACGAGGGACGTTTAAAGACCTCGCGGACGCGCCGTCGTCTCGCTTCCTGGTTGAAAATGGCGgatgagaatgagacagcacCGCTGCCGGGGAAAGAAGACGTAGAGGACCACGCACACTGCAGCGACTGTGAAAATGAAGAGCACCACTTCGACGATGGGTAAGACCGCTCACCGGGCGCCGCGGAGTTGTGAGGAAATATTCATGGGACAATGGAATAAAGTTAAAGGCGAGCGCACGCTGGCCACGGCGAGCTTGTCAGAGAAAAGCTAGCGGAGACTGTCCCGCCCTCTTGCCTTTATGCGATTGGCTGGAGAGAACGTTTGCCCGCGTGCTTTGTGATTCCATTGGTTGGGAACAGTAAAAGTGGGAGTCATTTCATGTGACGTCATTATGGAGGAGTAGCCTCGATGCACAGCCGAAAGTTGGTTTTTAAAAACCAAAGCTATTAAATTGGAGAGTCAGACATTATGCGGATTCAAAACAATAACTCAGCTTTGACTCCGTCGCGTTTGAAGCTCACCCTGAATTTTATGTTCGTGTCTCATCAACTAAAGGAGGATCCCGGTTGACGTTTTGGTACTTAGCTTCTAATGCTAACGCTGATAGCCGTGAAAAATGTCCCGCCTCCTTACCTTTACCCCATTGGCTGGGGAGACCGTTTGGCCGACTGTTCGGCGATGTGACTGGTCCGCAGCAGTTAAAAGTGGGCGGGATCTCATGTCAGCTTTGCGGCCGGCGCTTAGCAAGGCGTTGTAgtcgaaatgaaaataaagctattATAAGCGCCACGGATCGACATTCCTCACCTTGCGCGCCTCGAGAATAACAACATAGCTTTGACTCGAGTGACACATTCAAAGTTCAGCTTCATGACTATGTCTGAGCAAACAATGGCGTTCGCGCTGATGCACCGTTAACGTTGTGCTAATTAGCTTCTCCAGCTAGCTGTCAAACCCTTTTGTCTGTGAGAATAGGTGGCTTTCGTTGAAGGAGTCTTAATAAAGAGCAATTAAGGGCAAGTTGTTGCGTCAACGTCATCCTTTTAATCACCACCGCCTTCCAATGATGTAGCAACCCATGTTCCATAGACGGACTACGTTCAAAAAAATGTCTATTCATATTTCCAATGGCGATGAAGACGTGGAAGCCAATATCAATGCATTCCTGTCTTATCTTTTGACTCGGTCAAATGTGGATGAATGAGAATTGCAGTGTTTCCCAAGCTTTATGGTTGAGGCCTAAAATGGTGGAACGGTATTGTATTCTGTCTAAGTCTATTCAATGCACTGAATCCTTCCTGTACATATATATCACGGAAGCCCACGGAACAAGCCATACATAACGTTTTGTTTGCCGTCCATTGTCCCTGGCCCCTCACTTGCCCCCCTTTGTATATGCGCGCATGTATTTATGCATGGTCCGCCACCCCTTCGCTCCAAAGGTCATGTGACGTGCCATCTGTGTGCCCTCGGACAATAACGAGATTATCCTGCGTAAATTTGGGGACACGAGAAGAAGGATGAGTGGGTGCGTTGGCGAGCGAGTGGGGTCATAACATACGGCTGAAGATGTATAGGGGAGTTCTTTGTTATTGTTTAGTCATGGGGATTAAAAGAGACTTTTAAAAATGGGTCTAGATTCATTCACTTCTCTTCAGAGTGAGATGGTCACTTGTCCCCtgacattttgaaatgaatcTTACATTTCcgtatttgtgtttgtgtgccagtgACCGGGGTCAGGGCGACGACAGCAGtgccaaaaagaagaagaggaagcagaagaagaagaaaaagagcgGCGCGCCCACAGAAACCTCTCAAGACCCCCTGGCGAAGGCATGAACAATTGAAATGTTTAAGTCCAATGCAGCTGGTCATAATTTACTGGACctacttttctgctgctgctgctgctgctgctgctgctgctgctgctgctgctgcttttgatTTGACGACAAGTCTCAACTTGTCATTGTTTGAGCAGTAATGGAATGGCAGACGCAATTTGTGGAAATGCACACCAAAAACCCCAATGGATTTTTAAACTCACCATGTCTTCTGTCTCGCAGGTGAATTCGCTGCCCGCTGACAAGCTGCAAGAGATCCAGAAGGCCATCGAACTCTTCTCAATCGGCCAAGGTCCCGCCAAGACCATGGAGGAGGCCAGCCGGAGGAGCTACCAGTTTTGGGATACGCAGCCTGTGCCCAAGCTGGGTATGAGCAACACCAACAAAAACTGCAATACATGCTAAGCAGACTGAACCACTATCCCGTCCGTGTTTTGAATCCAGGCGAGACTGTGACATCGCACGGCTCCATCGAACCCGACAAGGACCACATCCGTGAGGAGCCCTACAGCCTCCCGCAAGGCTTCTGTTGGGACACCCTGGACCTGGGCAACCCTGCTGTGGTAAGATGTGGGACCTAAACCCTGACCTAGATAGTGAAAATCGACGCCTTTTGGAGTAGGGCTATGTAATGACACATTTCCTCCACAAGATAGCAGCAAAGCATTACCTTTTGATTAAAttgcgtttttatttttttgtcactaCGCACGTTACTATCTCCAAAATAGAGTGAAAGTGCAGCAAAATTAAAACCatgtaaccaaaaaaaaaaaaaaacgtgttatatcccccccccctaacCAGCTCAAGGAGCTCTACACTCTTCTCAATGAGAACTATGTGGAAGATGACGACAACATGTTTCGGTTTGACTACTCGCCCGACTTCCTGCTCTGGTGAGTCTTTTCATCCCTTTTGATGGCCTTCCAATCTTGTTTCTGATCTAATTGGTGGCATTATGTCACATCCACAGGGCTCTGCGGCCCCCCGGCTGGCTGCCTCAGTGGCACTGCGGAGTGAGGGTGAATTCCAACCAGAAGCTAGTGGGCTTCATCAGCGCCATCCCCGCCACCATCCGCATTTACGACATGTACGCATGCACCCACGCACGCGCGCCACAGTCGAACGTCCTTGTCGTACCAAGTGGTTCTATGGGTCGTGACCTTTTTATCTTAGTGAAAAGAAAATGGTGGAGATCAACTTCCTGTGCGTCCACAAGAAGCTCCGAGCCAAGCGAGTGGCCCCGGTCCTGATCCGGGAGATCACCAGACGCGTCAACATGCAGGGCATCTTCCAGGCGGTGTACACGGCCGGGGTGGTCCTGCCCAAGCCCGTGGGCACGTGCAGGTGGGGGCCCTGACCGGTTAGTGAAGCCTCTGTCTGGAAGCATTCCCTAATCACTCGTAGGAGAATAGATGTTTATATGGTGGAGGTAGGTAGAAATACAACTAGCATTCAAACATTGTGCTGTGCAGGTACTGGCATCGCTCATTGAACCCTCGCAAACTGATTGAGGTGAAGTTCTCCCACCTGAGCAGGAACATGACAATGCAGCGCACCATGAAGCTGTACCGCCTGCCCGAGGTCCTTTTTGCGTGACATTTCACACCATTGGCTAGCCTCTTTTGTCGCGTAGCCAACAACCAGTGCGCTTCCTCGCAGGCCCCCAAGACGTCTGGCCTGCGGCCCATGACCAAGAAGGACGTGCCGGCCGTGTGTCGCCTTCTGCGCGAGTACCTAAGCCTGTTCAACCTGGTGCCCGTCATGAACCAGGACGAGGTGTCCCACTGGTTGCTGCCCCGTGACAATATCATCGACACATACCTGGTGGAGGTAAAGGGAACAGGAGAATATGGCAGTTGATCAATCAAATCCATGTTAGTTCCTGGCAGCAGTCGTGGTGGCGCAGCAATAATCACGCGGCACGGGTTCCATGATTGTTCTCGTCAGCTATCGTATCAGAAATGCTGAACCTTGGATGCGCATTTCGTCCTTTCCCCGGCAGAACGAGGGTAAAGTAACGGACTTCCTGAGTTTCTACACACTGCCGTCCACCATCATGAATCACCCGGTGCATCGCACTCTCAAAGCTGCCTATTCCTTCTACAACGTCCACACCACCACCCCGCTGCTGGACCTCATGTCGGACGCCCTCATCCTGGCCAAATCGGTGCGTAGTTTGAAGCCAGGTGTCCGTGGGCCTTTTCCCCATCCCAGTCAGCTAAGCGTGGActggttcttttctttttgtcgtGCAGAAAGGTTTTGACGTCTTCAATGCACTGGACCTCATGGAAAACAAGACTTTCCTGGAGAAGCTCAAGTTTGGCATCGGCGACGGCAATCTACAGTATTACCTTTACAATTGGAAGTGTCCCAACATGGGCTCGGAAAAGGTACGTTCCGTGTATTTTAACGGCAAATTGCAGTCTTCCCAAAACGGTCACTCATTTCCAACCGTATTTCTCAAATggtgtcccgtttcatcttctcAGGTTGGTCTGGTCCTGCAGTGACGCACCCCCAGCCTGCACCCTGCCCATCCCCTCCGGCGTAAAGTGTTACAACAGGACCACCACCGCGGCGGCACCATCGCACCTGACTGACTGGCACGAAGACTCTTTTGAGAAGAAACCTACTTcccgttttcttttttgggggggaacttTTTGGACCTGCATTATGTCTGCTAGGCAGGGCAAGGACCCCACCCCATTTCAGGCGAACTTTGAAGCGGTTGCGGTTACATCAAAGCCAATATTTGACATTGGAGGGTGATtgtaccaacacacacacacacacacacacacacagtctgcgAGAATGACTGCAATCCAACTatgaaaaacaaacatacaTGTAGATAACCAACAACACCACTGCTAATTTGTGCCCGAATGCACACCACTACTGTTTTTATGTTcggagcgccccccccccccccccccccccccaagtaacATTTGACCTAGATTTCAAATGAAAACTTTTAAAATAGGAAGCTCATGAGGTGCTAATAATCTAACATGATATAATAGCAAGGGCTTTTCCCCCATTCCTGCTTGATCATCTCAAATGTTCTCATCCAGGCGTCATTCTAGAAGATAACAAGCTGAATCGCCATCAACAAGGTGAGCAGGGGTTTTACCCTGATAAGCCACGCTGTGATTGCACCAGACTTTGACACCTTTGTTAATGATAAACCTGCTGTTAAAGCTCACTAATACAACGACTTATTTGCTGAAGCGTTGCATTTTCCTACTAGATAGTAAGAGAACGACTGCAAATATGCTGTTTCAAAAATCTAAATAGAAGCTTGGATGTGTGAAAAAAAGGCCGTCTCGCCATTAAAATGGCAGTTGTGAAAGAGCTcaaatggggatgggttaaaaagaaagaaaaaaaaaaaagcttttgggattttttttcaatcatttaAAGTAAAGTGAAGCTGTGGGTGACATTTTTGGAGCAAGAAATAAAATCTACAGAAAGcgatcttgtttttttcttgtcgGAAGCAACATACTAGAAATTCTTATTATATCATGTATTGCGGTTGTTATTGCTGTGCAACCGTATTTAAAATGAgataaataaaagtttaaaaagtccatTTGTGGGGGTGAACCGCGATTGTACAGACAGAGGTCGACTGTTGTGACGTTCTTCCTGGGACTCCTGAGTGATTGTGATTGGTCGCTTCAACCTGAAGGCGCGCTCTGATTTGCTAGAAGAATAAGGTGTTTCCACTATTGTGGGCGGTCTTCCTCGCTTCTCATCACTACCGGGGCCGCCGCCCTCCACCGTCAAGCCGTAGAAGGGAGTCAGTCCAAAGCAGCAATGTGGCTTACTCTAGCGATTATTAGCGTGGccttgcttgtttgctgtcttaAATATGTGGCTAAAGCTATCGCTACTACCGGCTCGAATCCCTTTCATACGGACACGCGAGAACCCCTGAAGCCGATGGTACATAACCGCAAAGAGAAAAATAAGGTGTTGAAACAAGGTGAGTCGCGCAGGTGTCGTTCTAGAAGTAGCCTTTGCTCTCACGAGGAACTTTTCACCGAATCCGTTTGTCCGTTCCACATTTCATACAACCTGAATGAACTCGGTAGTCGAACAAGTGAGGTCAAAGGGACTAGTTCCATTTGATTTGCTTCATTGACAGTTCCTCCCTCACGCGTTTGTTATACTGCAGGGGCGGGCGTCActagtttttgttt
Proteins encoded:
- the LOC133170564 gene encoding glycylpeptide N-tetradecanoyltransferase 1-like, translated to MADENETAPLPGKEDVEDHAHCSDCENEEHHFDDGDRGQGDDSSAKKKKRKQKKKKKSGAPTETSQDPLAKVNSLPADKLQEIQKAIELFSIGQGPAKTMEEASRRSYQFWDTQPVPKLGETVTSHGSIEPDKDHIREEPYSLPQGFCWDTLDLGNPAVLKELYTLLNENYVEDDDNMFRFDYSPDFLLWALRPPGWLPQWHCGVRVNSNQKLVGFISAIPATIRIYDIEKKMVEINFLCVHKKLRAKRVAPVLIREITRRVNMQGIFQAVYTAGVVLPKPVGTCRYWHRSLNPRKLIEVKFSHLSRNMTMQRTMKLYRLPEAPKTSGLRPMTKKDVPAVCRLLREYLSLFNLVPVMNQDEVSHWLLPRDNIIDTYLVENEGKVTDFLSFYTLPSTIMNHPVHRTLKAAYSFYNVHTTTPLLDLMSDALILAKSKGFDVFNALDLMENKTFLEKLKFGIGDGNLQYYLYNWKCPNMGSEKVGLVLQ